From the genome of Clavibacter nebraskensis NCPPB 2581:
TGCCGGCGAGCATCGTGCGCGTCAGCGGATCCCGGAAGATCACGCGGCCGAGGATCGCCGTGAGGGCCACGCCGGTCGCGGCCCAGATGCCGTAGGCGACGCCGATCGGCAGGCCGAGCGAGAGCGCGCCGGCGAGCATCGAGAACGCGGTGACGTAGCCGACCACGACGACCGCGTACCAGCGCTTCCGGCCGTCGGTCGCGAGCTTGAGGGAGATGGTCGCGGCGACCTCGGTGGCGATGGCGATCGCCAGCAGGACCCAGGCCATCAGCGGGCCTCGCCGGTCGGGGTGACGGGGGTGGGCGTTGCGTCGGCGGGCGCGACGGCGGCGCGGGCCGCGTGCGCGCGCTGCGAGCCGAGCTCGACCAGCAGGACGCCCCCGACGATGAGCACGAGGCCGAGGATCATCAGGCCGGTGAGGGGCTGCCCGAACAGGACCGTCGCGCCGACCGCGGTGAGCGCGACGCCCGACGCGCCCCAGATCCCGTAGGCGACGCCGACGGCC
Proteins encoded in this window:
- a CDS encoding DMT family transporter gives rise to the protein MAWVLLAIAIATEVAATISLKLATDGRKRWYAVVVVGYVTAFSMLAGALSLGLPIGVAYGIWAATGVALTAILGRVIFRDPLTRTMLAGIALIIGGVLLIELGH
- a CDS encoding DMT family transporter; its protein translation is MRWLLLGAAIASEVTAALALQAAVDVPGWYALVVAGYLAAFGFLTRVLKAGMAVGVAYGIWGASGVALTAVGATVLFGQPLTGLMILGLVLIVGGVLLVELGSQRAHAARAAVAPADATPTPVTPTGEAR